The Mycolicibacterium aichiense region GCCTGTCCGATGCCTCCAAGAGCTGGGTGATCACCGCCTACGTGCTTGCCTTCGGCGGCCTGCTGCTGCTCGGTGGCCGCGTCGGCGACGCCGTCGGTCACAAACGCGCGTTCATGTCCGGCGTCGGCGTGTTCACGATCGCGTCGCTGGCCTGCGGCCTGGCCAACGACCAGTGGACGCTGATCGTGGCCCGCGCCGTGCAGGGGATGGGCGCCGCGGTGGCCGCCCCGACCGGCCTGGCGTTGATCGCCACCACATACGCCGTCGGACATGCCCGCAATCAGGCACTGGCCGTCTCGGCCGCGATGCAGGGCCTGGGATCGGTTCTCGGCCTCGTCGCGGGCGGAGCGGTGACCGGCCTGTCCTGGCGGCTGGCCTTCCTGGTCAATGTGCCGATCGGAATCTTCATCATTGTCGTGGGTCTGACCCGGCTCGAGGAAACCCGGCACGAGAGGCTCAAGCTCGACATCACCGGCGCGCTGCTGGCCACCCTGGCGTGCACCTCGGCCGTGCTGGTCTTCACCCAGGGCCCGCCGCGCGGCTGGATCGATCCGTGGGTGATCGGCGCCGGTGTGGCTGCGGCGGTGTTCTTCATCTCGTTCCTGATCGTCGAGCGCGGTGCCGACAACCCGCTGGTGCCCTTCTCGATCTTCGACAATCGCAGCCGCGTCGCGTCTTTCGCGGCGTACTTCATGGCCGGCGGCGTGATGCTGACGCTGAGCGTGATGATCGGTCTGCTGGTCCAGGATGTGCTCGGGTACTCGCCGTTGCGCGCCGGGATCTGCTTCATGCCGTTCGCGGCGGCGTTCGTGGTGGGCAACGTCGCGGCCACCAAACTCGCGCTGCGGGTCGCGCCGCGGTGGGTGATCCTGGGCGGTGGTCTGCTCGTGCTGGCCGCCATGCTCTACGGGTCGACGCTGAATCGGTCGATCCCGTACTTCCCCGACCTGTTCGTCCCGATCGTCGTCGGCGGTCTGGGCATCGGCATCATCTCGGTGATCCTGCCGCTGTGCACGTTGGCCGGAGTCGGGCCACGCGAGATCGGCCCGGTCTCGTCGGTCACGCTGATGGTGT contains the following coding sequences:
- a CDS encoding MFS transporter; amino-acid sequence: MSGVSGRQPTARPLSSRVLGLAIVAITGMQLMSTLDGTIVIVALPRMQAELGLSDASKSWVITAYVLAFGGLLLLGGRVGDAVGHKRAFMSGVGVFTIASLACGLANDQWTLIVARAVQGMGAAVAAPTGLALIATTYAVGHARNQALAVSAAMQGLGSVLGLVAGGAVTGLSWRLAFLVNVPIGIFIIVVGLTRLEETRHERLKLDITGALLATLACTSAVLVFTQGPPRGWIDPWVIGAGVAAAVFFISFLIVERGADNPLVPFSIFDNRSRVASFAAYFMAGGVMLTLSVMIGLLVQDVLGYSPLRAGICFMPFAAAFVVGNVAATKLALRVAPRWVILGGGLLVLAAMLYGSTLNRSIPYFPDLFVPIVVGGLGIGIISVILPLCTLAGVGPREIGPVSSVTLMVFNLGGPLVLVIVQAVQTSRTLYLGGTTGPVKYMTPAQLDALGQGYTYSLLWVAGIAVLVGVAALGIGFSSRDIAAAQHTREAVEAGEL